In Pseudomonas putida, a genomic segment contains:
- a CDS encoding aliphatic sulfonate ABC transporter substrate-binding protein, whose product MPARVFSPLRRLLVGGLLAGVASALLPWSSALADDGKTLRIGYQKFNSINILKGSGALEKALAPQGVKVSWHEFAAGPQLLEALSTGAIDLGHAADAPSVFAQAAGKPVVYLAAEQPYPRGIGLVVREQDHLTGVQDLKGKRVATGRGWNAQYLLAVALEQAGLSYQDITPAYVNNAADAVAALQSGSVQAVTLWDPFLAAAESQPGLKNLRDGSGLSNNRTFYLSTADFADHNRDLLKTFFGELAKVSQWANAKPAEVAALLAPQLGIKADVLEIASERRNYNAVAITPQIVAEQQKLADTFQGLGLIPHKLQVADAVYPASVLP is encoded by the coding sequence ATGCCCGCCCGCGTCTTCTCTCCCCTGCGCCGCCTGTTGGTAGGCGGCCTGCTGGCCGGTGTCGCCAGCGCCCTGTTGCCTTGGTCCAGTGCGCTTGCCGATGACGGCAAGACCCTGCGCATCGGCTACCAGAAGTTCAACAGCATCAACATCCTCAAAGGCAGTGGTGCCTTGGAAAAAGCCCTGGCGCCACAGGGCGTGAAGGTAAGCTGGCACGAGTTCGCCGCCGGCCCGCAGCTGCTCGAAGCACTGAGCACCGGCGCCATCGACCTTGGCCACGCCGCCGACGCCCCCTCGGTGTTCGCCCAGGCTGCAGGCAAACCCGTGGTCTACCTGGCCGCCGAGCAGCCCTACCCACGCGGTATCGGCCTGGTGGTGCGCGAGCAAGACCACCTTACCGGCGTGCAAGACCTCAAAGGCAAGCGCGTGGCCACCGGCCGTGGCTGGAACGCCCAGTACCTGCTGGCCGTTGCGTTGGAGCAAGCTGGCCTGAGCTACCAGGACATCACCCCGGCCTACGTCAACAATGCTGCCGACGCCGTGGCCGCCCTGCAATCGGGCAGCGTCCAGGCCGTGACCTTGTGGGATCCGTTCCTGGCGGCTGCCGAGAGCCAGCCTGGGCTGAAAAACCTGCGCGATGGTAGCGGGCTCTCCAACAACCGTACCTTCTATCTGTCCACCGCCGACTTCGCCGACCACAACCGCGACCTGCTCAAGACCTTCTTCGGCGAACTGGCCAAGGTTAGCCAGTGGGCCAACGCCAAGCCTGCCGAAGTCGCCGCACTGCTGGCACCACAACTGGGGATCAAGGCCGACGTGCTGGAAATCGCCAGCGAACGGCGTAACTACAATGCCGTGGCCATTACCCCGCAGATCGTCGCCGAGCAACAGAAGCTCGCCGACACCTTCCAGGGCCTGGGCCTGATCCCACACAAGCTGCAAGTGGCCGACGCGGTCTATCCCGCTTCCGTACTGCCCTGA
- a CDS encoding START domain-containing protein, producing MNRCLLLVIALLSPPGQADDWNLAYDREGIRVYLSGVADSPYQQFRGVSTIKASVRTLVDLQENLRVACKWLYACDQMRLVEVEGDSTWVYLTTNLPWPTLPRDIILKVSTERLDDGTLVRHLQAEPGKLPKEPGLIRVQHLSGEWIMKPLGERETEVTYQLQADPAGDVPGWLANRFVVDAPVVTLRTLRAVAERQP from the coding sequence ATGAATCGCTGTCTGTTGCTTGTCATTGCGCTCCTGTCCCCGCCTGGACAGGCCGACGACTGGAACCTCGCCTATGACCGCGAGGGCATCCGCGTGTACCTCAGCGGCGTGGCCGATTCGCCCTACCAGCAATTTCGTGGCGTCAGTACCATCAAGGCCAGCGTACGCACACTCGTCGACCTGCAGGAAAACCTGCGGGTGGCCTGCAAATGGCTGTACGCGTGCGACCAGATGCGCCTGGTGGAGGTCGAAGGCGATAGCACCTGGGTCTACCTGACCACCAACCTACCGTGGCCGACGCTACCCCGGGACATCATCCTCAAGGTCAGCACCGAGCGGCTGGACGACGGCACCCTGGTGCGGCACCTTCAGGCCGAACCGGGCAAGCTGCCCAAGGAGCCGGGGCTGATCCGCGTGCAGCACCTGAGCGGAGAATGGATCATGAAGCCGCTGGGCGAGCGCGAAACCGAGGTCACCTACCAACTCCAGGCCGACCCGGCCGGTGACGTCCCTGGTTGGCTGGCCAATCGCTTCGTCGTCGACGCACCCGTGGTGACCTTGCGCACCCTGCGTGCCGTGGCCGAGCGGCAACCGTGA
- a CDS encoding bifunctional allantoicase/(S)-ureidoglycine aminohydrolase encodes MSNHSYFAPHGGHPAQTELLTDRAMFTEAYAVIPKGVMRDIVTSHLPFWDKMRMWVIARPLTGFAETFSQYIVEVAPEGGSERPELDPNAEAVVFIVEGELDITVEGKHHTLVPGGYAFLAPGAEWSLRNNSKSNVTFHWLRKHYQKVEGLAAPESFVTHRDNATVIEMPGTEGRWVTTRFVDMADMRHDMHVNIVTFQPGGVIPFAETHVMEHGLYVLEGKAVYRLNQDWVEVEAGDFMWLRAFCPQACYAGGPGKFSYLLYKDVNRHVHLTLNPQR; translated from the coding sequence ATGTCGAACCATTCGTACTTCGCCCCCCACGGTGGGCACCCGGCTCAAACCGAGCTGCTGACTGACCGTGCCATGTTCACCGAGGCCTATGCCGTCATCCCCAAGGGCGTGATGCGTGACATCGTCACCAGCCACTTGCCGTTCTGGGACAAGATGCGGATGTGGGTCATCGCCCGCCCGCTGACTGGCTTCGCCGAGACGTTCTCGCAATACATCGTCGAAGTAGCCCCGGAAGGTGGTAGCGAACGCCCTGAGCTGGACCCGAACGCCGAAGCCGTGGTGTTCATCGTCGAAGGCGAACTGGACATCACCGTCGAAGGCAAGCATCACACCCTGGTACCCGGTGGCTACGCCTTCCTGGCGCCAGGCGCCGAGTGGAGCCTGCGCAACAACAGCAAGTCCAACGTCACCTTCCACTGGCTGCGCAAGCACTACCAGAAAGTCGAGGGCCTGGCCGCACCGGAGTCCTTCGTCACCCACCGCGACAATGCCACGGTCATCGAGATGCCGGGCACCGAAGGCCGCTGGGTCACCACCCGCTTCGTCGACATGGCCGACATGCGCCATGACATGCACGTCAACATCGTCACCTTCCAGCCCGGCGGCGTGATTCCATTCGCCGAGACTCATGTCATGGAACATGGCCTGTACGTGCTCGAGGGCAAGGCAGTGTATCGCCTGAACCAGGATTGGGTGGAAGTCGAAGCCGGCGACTTCATGTGGCTGCGTGCCTTCTGCCCGCAGGCTTGCTACGCCGGCGGCCCAGGCAAGTTCAGCTACCTGCTGTACAAAGACGTCAACCGCCACGTGCACCTGACGCTCAACCCGCAGCGCTGA
- a CDS encoding DUF6555 family protein, with amino-acid sequence MAGTNLYVIEYELHGEYRTFILRTERMDNAEAWHWASCDAGVGIIPRFGQHKIKKVSRPMAERYGLSNVRWHRSGQGPEFVPLPVDPKKFSESL; translated from the coding sequence ATGGCTGGAACCAACCTGTACGTAATTGAATACGAGCTTCACGGGGAGTACCGAACGTTTATCCTGCGTACCGAGCGGATGGACAACGCCGAAGCCTGGCATTGGGCCAGTTGCGATGCTGGCGTAGGCATCATTCCGCGCTTTGGGCAACACAAGATCAAGAAGGTCAGTCGGCCCATGGCCGAACGCTACGGATTGTCCAATGTGCGCTGGCATCGGTCGGGGCAAGGCCCTGAGTTCGTGCCGTTGCCCGTGGACCCTAAGAAGTTCTCGGAATCGCTGTAA
- a CDS encoding efflux transporter outer membrane subunit — MRLSPLYLLCALALTGCVNLAPDYQQPAAPVAEQWPAYASSGQQSADIAWQSLFVDARLRDTVALALANNRDLRVAALNVEYQRAQYRIQRAELFPAVSASADGSRQRSVSSSSSGVSSQYSVGLGVSSYELDLFGRLDNLKDAALQDYLALEQTRRSTQLSLVAEVATAWMTLAADQQLLALANDTYASQQKTYALVQQSHALGGDSGLSLAQARSTVESARADAANYASQVEQDRNALELLVGQRLEDRLLPDTGKLDTAVLVGVPAGLPSSLLQRRPDVLAAEHTLKAANADIGAARAAFFPSVTLTATGGSASGELSGLFKGGSKAWSFAPSINLPIFNAGSNRASLDAAKVTREIEVATYEKTLQTAFSEVADALSVRAHISERLDAQRNLTEATDKAFELSSTLYKQGSESFLEVLDAQRSLYSAQQSLISLELAEQVNRVTLYKTLGGGWEG, encoded by the coding sequence ATGCGCCTGTCCCCTCTGTATTTGTTGTGCGCCCTGGCGCTGACCGGTTGCGTCAACCTGGCGCCGGACTACCAGCAACCGGCGGCGCCGGTGGCCGAGCAATGGCCGGCATACGCCAGCAGCGGCCAGCAGAGCGCCGATATCGCCTGGCAGTCGCTGTTCGTCGACGCCCGCCTGCGCGATACGGTGGCGCTGGCCCTGGCGAACAACCGCGACCTGCGGGTAGCGGCGCTGAACGTCGAGTATCAGCGGGCGCAGTACCGCATCCAGCGCGCCGAGCTGTTCCCTGCGGTGTCGGCCAGCGCTGACGGCAGCCGCCAGCGCTCGGTGTCGAGCAGCAGTTCCGGGGTCAGCAGCCAGTACAGCGTCGGCCTTGGTGTGAGCAGCTACGAGCTGGACCTGTTCGGCCGCCTGGACAACCTCAAGGATGCCGCCCTGCAAGACTACCTGGCGCTGGAACAGACCCGTCGCAGCACCCAGTTGAGCCTGGTGGCCGAAGTGGCCACGGCGTGGATGACCTTGGCCGCCGACCAGCAATTGCTGGCCCTGGCCAACGACACCTATGCCAGCCAGCAGAAAACCTACGCGCTGGTGCAGCAAAGCCACGCCCTGGGCGGTGACTCCGGGCTGAGCCTGGCGCAAGCGCGCAGCACGGTGGAGTCGGCCCGGGCCGATGCCGCCAACTATGCGAGCCAGGTCGAGCAGGACCGCAACGCCCTGGAACTGCTGGTCGGGCAGCGCCTGGAGGACCGGCTGCTGCCCGATACCGGCAAGCTCGACACTGCGGTGCTGGTCGGCGTGCCGGCGGGTCTGCCGTCGTCACTGCTGCAGCGACGCCCGGATGTGCTGGCCGCAGAGCATACGCTCAAGGCGGCGAACGCCGACATTGGCGCCGCACGCGCGGCGTTCTTCCCCAGCGTGACCCTGACCGCCACCGGCGGCAGCGCCAGCGGCGAGTTGTCCGGGCTGTTCAAGGGGGGCAGCAAGGCCTGGAGCTTCGCCCCATCGATCAACCTGCCGATCTTCAATGCCGGCAGCAACCGCGCCAGCCTCGATGCCGCCAAGGTGACCCGCGAGATCGAGGTGGCGACCTACGAAAAGACCTTGCAGACCGCCTTCAGCGAGGTGGCCGATGCGTTGTCGGTGCGGGCCCATATCAGCGAGCGGCTCGACGCCCAGCGTAACCTCACCGAAGCGACGGACAAGGCCTTTGAGCTGTCGTCAACGCTCTACAAGCAAGGCTCGGAAAGCTTCCTGGAAGTACTGGACGCGCAGCGCTCACTGTACTCGGCGCAGCAGTCGCTGATCAGCCTGGAACTGGCCGAGCAGGTCAACCGGGTGACCTTGTACAAGACGCTGGGCGGCGGCTGGGAGGGCTGA
- a CDS encoding class I SAM-dependent methyltransferase, which yields MRDPENALLQSWQHNARAWIDTVRGGAIESRRQVTDQAILLAILGRQPERVLDLGCGEGWLLRALADRGIDATGVDGDAALVAAAQAAGSPRVHQASYAQLANDGVDVGSGYDLICANFALLHQDIIPLLAAMKALLAPGGALLIQTLHPWSVANGDYQDGWREESFAGFSGDWQPMPWYFRTLASWLNALDMAGFGLLSLQEPQHPQSAVPQSLLMVAG from the coding sequence ATGCGCGACCCTGAAAACGCCTTGCTGCAAAGCTGGCAACACAATGCCCGGGCCTGGATCGACACCGTGCGCGGCGGCGCCATCGAAAGCCGTCGGCAGGTTACCGATCAAGCCATCCTCCTGGCGATCCTTGGCCGCCAGCCCGAGCGGGTGCTTGACCTGGGCTGTGGCGAAGGATGGTTGCTGCGGGCATTGGCAGACCGCGGTATCGACGCCACTGGCGTAGATGGCGATGCCGCACTGGTCGCCGCTGCCCAGGCAGCGGGCTCGCCGCGTGTGCATCAGGCCAGCTACGCGCAACTGGCCAACGACGGAGTGGATGTCGGCAGTGGATATGACCTGATCTGCGCCAACTTCGCCCTCCTGCATCAGGACATCATCCCATTGCTGGCCGCGATGAAAGCGCTGCTGGCGCCAGGCGGGGCGCTGCTGATCCAGACCTTGCATCCCTGGAGCGTGGCGAACGGGGACTACCAGGATGGCTGGCGCGAGGAATCGTTTGCCGGTTTCAGCGGCGATTGGCAGCCGATGCCGTGGTACTTCCGTACCCTGGCCAGTTGGCTGAACGCGCTGGACATGGCCGGCTTCGGCTTGCTTAGCCTACAGGAACCGCAGCACCCGCAGAGCGCCGTGCCGCAGTCGTTGCTGATGGTCGCCGGCTGA
- a CDS encoding LLM class flavin-dependent oxidoreductase codes for MPRPIRFNAFSMNAASHQSPGLWRHPRNTSVAFNRLDYWTDLARLLERGLFDALFIADVLGIYDVYQGGPEAALRGGVQVPVNDPLLLVPAMAGVTEHLGFGITFSLTYEHPYPFARRMSTLDHLSNGRVGWNIVTGYLDSAARNLGLPRQLGHDQRYDLAEEYLEVLYKLWEKSWEDDAVLLERETGRYIEPTRVHPIGHVGEHFQVPGMHLCQPSPQRTPVLFQAGASARGQQFAARNAECVFISGPTPTVLRRYADGIRQASEAVGRGRDEVLIYAQALLIVAPTHEEAQARFAEYRRYVDLDAALALLSGWTGIDFAGLEPDAPIDYVENDAGRAALAAFTAADPNRRWTVREAAEFIGLGGRGPVLVGSPSDIADQLEQWIDQTGIDGFNLTYAVQPDDLTQVVDLLVPELQRRGRYPSAYRDGTLRHKLFGQGDRLAETHAGQQVSIQ; via the coding sequence ATGCCCCGTCCGATCCGCTTCAACGCCTTCAGCATGAATGCCGCCAGCCACCAGTCCCCTGGCCTGTGGCGCCATCCGCGCAACACCAGCGTGGCCTTCAACCGCCTGGACTACTGGACCGACCTCGCCCGCCTGCTCGAACGCGGGCTGTTCGATGCCCTGTTCATCGCCGACGTACTGGGTATCTACGACGTCTACCAGGGTGGGCCCGAGGCGGCCTTGCGCGGCGGCGTGCAAGTGCCGGTCAACGACCCGCTGCTGCTGGTGCCGGCAATGGCCGGGGTGACCGAGCACCTGGGTTTCGGCATCACCTTCTCGCTCACCTACGAACACCCCTACCCCTTCGCCCGGCGCATGTCCACGCTCGACCACCTGAGCAACGGTCGGGTCGGCTGGAACATCGTCACCGGTTACCTCGACAGCGCCGCACGCAACCTTGGCCTGCCACGCCAGCTGGGTCACGATCAGCGCTACGACCTGGCCGAGGAATACCTGGAGGTGCTGTACAAACTCTGGGAAAAAAGCTGGGAAGATGACGCGGTGCTGCTCGAGCGCGAAACCGGCCGCTATATCGAGCCCACGCGGGTTCACCCGATCGGCCACGTTGGCGAACACTTCCAGGTACCGGGCATGCACCTGTGCCAGCCCTCACCGCAACGCACGCCGGTCCTCTTCCAGGCAGGCGCCTCGGCGCGGGGCCAGCAGTTCGCCGCCAGGAACGCCGAGTGCGTGTTCATCAGCGGGCCGACCCCGACGGTGCTGCGCCGCTACGCCGATGGCATCCGCCAGGCCAGCGAGGCGGTCGGGCGGGGCCGCGACGAGGTACTGATCTACGCCCAGGCGCTGCTGATCGTGGCCCCCACGCACGAGGAGGCCCAGGCTCGTTTCGCCGAGTACCGTCGCTACGTCGACCTCGACGCCGCCCTGGCGCTGCTCTCGGGCTGGACCGGCATCGACTTCGCCGGACTGGAACCGGACGCGCCCATCGATTATGTGGAAAACGACGCAGGCCGTGCTGCCCTCGCAGCATTCACCGCAGCAGACCCGAACCGCCGCTGGACGGTCCGCGAGGCTGCAGAGTTCATCGGCCTGGGGGGCCGCGGACCGGTACTGGTTGGGTCGCCGAGCGACATCGCCGACCAGCTCGAGCAGTGGATCGACCAGACCGGCATCGACGGCTTCAACCTGACCTATGCCGTGCAACCAGACGACCTGACCCAGGTCGTCGATCTGCTGGTGCCTGAATTGCAGCGGCGCGGCCGCTATCCAAGCGCGTACCGCGACGGCACCTTGCGCCACAAGCTGTTCGGCCAGGGCGATCGCCTGGCAGAGACACATGCTGGGCAACAGGTCAGCATTCAGTAA
- a CDS encoding general stress protein, with the protein MTNSHDDKHGKQGGTAQNNPGNFANDREKASEAGHKGGQASGGNFANDRERASEAGHKGGQMSGGSFEKDSEKASEAGHKGGKSSGGNFANDHERASEAGRMGGQHSHGGGRKSEDSER; encoded by the coding sequence ATGACCAACAGCCACGATGACAAACATGGCAAGCAGGGCGGTACCGCCCAGAACAACCCCGGCAACTTCGCCAACGACCGCGAGAAAGCCTCCGAAGCCGGTCACAAGGGCGGACAAGCTTCGGGTGGCAATTTTGCCAATGACCGAGAACGGGCCTCCGAGGCCGGACACAAAGGTGGACAGATGTCCGGCGGCAGCTTCGAGAAGGATTCTGAAAAAGCATCCGAGGCCGGACACAAAGGTGGCAAGTCCTCCGGTGGCAACTTCGCCAACGATCACGAACGCGCCTCCGAGGCCGGCCGCATGGGTGGCCAGCACAGCCACGGCGGTGGTCGCAAAAGCGAAGACAGCGAGCGCTGA
- a CDS encoding DMT family transporter → MQPRDIAAYLFLAIAWGFSFLVVLKVVHAFGWVGAVTFRAFVAGGTLALLAALVGRSLRLRPLLKPLLVVGATTVAGQLVGLSYATPRIGTAMSAILVATIPLFSMIIGRLWGLEKITVRGLFGLLLGVLGIVMLVGFPAQPVTETFIHGCIASLFGCLCAAFGSNYASLHLRGQDPWTVTGGAFLAGGVLTLPLLVLVPVPAMPQASDWLYLLLSGSVMSATTYVLYFGLVARIGATRTISVEFVVTLVAVLIGALFLDEALSLLQAAGGVVILIGCMLVLGLLPTRSRRLPS, encoded by the coding sequence ATGCAACCGCGCGACATTGCCGCCTACCTGTTCCTGGCCATTGCCTGGGGCTTTTCCTTCCTGGTGGTGTTGAAAGTGGTGCATGCCTTCGGCTGGGTGGGGGCCGTCACCTTCAGGGCATTCGTCGCTGGCGGCACCTTGGCGTTGCTGGCCGCCCTGGTCGGCCGCAGCCTGCGCCTGCGACCGCTGCTCAAACCCTTGCTGGTAGTGGGTGCCACGACCGTGGCCGGGCAGTTGGTCGGCCTGTCCTATGCCACCCCGCGCATCGGCACCGCCATGTCGGCCATCCTGGTGGCCACCATCCCGCTTTTTTCGATGATCATCGGTCGCCTCTGGGGGTTGGAGAAGATCACCGTGCGAGGATTGTTCGGGCTGCTTCTGGGCGTGCTCGGCATCGTCATGCTGGTGGGTTTCCCGGCCCAACCGGTCACCGAGACGTTCATCCACGGCTGCATCGCCTCGCTGTTCGGTTGCCTGTGCGCAGCCTTCGGCAGTAACTATGCCAGCCTCCACCTGCGTGGGCAGGACCCTTGGACCGTGACCGGCGGGGCGTTCCTGGCCGGCGGCGTGCTGACCTTGCCACTGCTCGTGCTGGTACCGGTACCTGCCATGCCACAGGCCAGTGACTGGCTATACCTGCTGCTCAGCGGCAGCGTGATGAGCGCGACCACCTATGTGCTGTACTTCGGACTGGTGGCCCGCATCGGCGCGACCCGCACCATCAGCGTGGAGTTCGTGGTCACGCTGGTCGCCGTGCTGATCGGCGCACTGTTCCTCGACGAAGCGCTGAGCCTGCTGCAAGCTGCCGGAGGCGTGGTGATCCTGATAGGCTGCATGCTGGTGCTGGGGCTGCTACCGACCCGCTCCCGGCGCCTGCCAAGCTGA
- the sodC gene encoding superoxide dismutase family protein: MKAVVFTALLASAGLVQAAQTVELKMAGADGPGKAIGTISIEQNTYGTLLTPDLKDLPPGVHGFHLHQKASCDPAQENGKAVPAGAAGGHWDPDSTNAHKGPYDDSGHRGDLPALYVGADGKATYPVLAPRLKAEDFKGHALMVHAGGDNHSDHPEKLGGGGARVACGVVQ; this comes from the coding sequence GCTGGCCAGCGCTGGCCTGGTCCAGGCCGCGCAGACCGTGGAGCTGAAGATGGCCGGAGCCGATGGCCCCGGCAAGGCCATCGGAACCATCAGCATCGAGCAGAACACATACGGCACCTTGCTCACCCCCGACCTCAAGGACCTGCCGCCCGGCGTGCACGGTTTCCACCTGCACCAGAAAGCCTCCTGCGATCCGGCCCAGGAAAACGGCAAGGCCGTGCCGGCGGGTGCGGCAGGTGGGCATTGGGACCCGGATTCGACCAACGCGCACAAGGGCCCCTATGACGACAGTGGCCACCGCGGCGATCTGCCTGCGCTGTATGTCGGCGCTGACGGCAAGGCCACTTACCCAGTACTGGCGCCACGGCTCAAGGCCGAAGACTTCAAGGGCCATGCGCTGATGGTGCACGCCGGTGGCGACAATCACAGCGACCACCCCGAAAAACTGGGCGGCGGCGGGGCCCGCGTGGCCTGCGGCGTGGTGCAGTAA